From Desulfobacterales bacterium, a single genomic window includes:
- a CDS encoding 4Fe-4S dicluster domain-containing protein, whose protein sequence is MAKERIWYVEDSENMDQICSRCRMCELICTFHHHGVGNPYRSRIRVVALGKGVDIPVTCLNCEDAPCVNICPTGAMHRPQPDSMVIVNPDVCIGCGMCVNACPVGAVILDPGEGTALKCDLCNGEPQCVKYCPAEVLKLSGSSQFSKHRMKGFARLLQAQTINTETGLK, encoded by the coding sequence ATGGCCAAAGAAAGAATCTGGTATGTTGAGGATTCCGAAAATATGGATCAAATCTGCAGCCGCTGCCGGATGTGCGAATTGATTTGTACATTTCATCATCATGGGGTCGGCAATCCCTACCGCAGCCGGATCCGGGTGGTGGCGCTGGGCAAAGGCGTGGACATACCGGTCACCTGCCTGAACTGTGAAGACGCCCCCTGCGTGAATATCTGCCCCACCGGCGCGATGCACCGCCCGCAGCCGGACAGCATGGTCATCGTCAACCCGGACGTCTGCATCGGATGCGGCATGTGCGTGAATGCCTGCCCCGTCGGGGCCGTGATTCTGGACCCCGGGGAAGGGACCGCCCTTAAGTGCGACCTTTGCAACGGGGAGCCCCAGTGCGTCAAATATTGTCCCGCCGAGGTTTTAAAGCTGAGCGGTTCGTCGCAATTTTCCAAACACCGGATGAAGGGTTTTGCCCGGCTGCTGCAAGCGCAAACGATTAACACGGAGACAGGCTTAAAATGA